A window of Gemmobacter sp. genomic DNA:
CTGATCGGCCCGAACGGTTCGGGCAAAAGCACCTTCGTCAACTGCATCGCGGGCGATTTCCCGCGCCACGGCGGCGAGGTGCTGTTCAAGGGCCGCTCGCTGGCGGGCCTCGCGCCGCACGAACGCGCGCGGTTGGGCCTGTCGCGCACCTTCCAGCTGCCGCGCCCGTTCCGCAGTCTGTCGGTGCTGGAGAACGTCACCGTGCCCTTGCGCTTCGGCGCCGACCATCTCGGCAGTGACGAGGTGCATGGCCGCGCCATGACCTGC
This region includes:
- a CDS encoding ABC transporter ATP-binding protein produces the protein MSALLQVKGVGKRFGGFTALAEVDLAVGPGERLGLIGPNGSGKSTFVNCIAGDFPRHGGEVLFKGRSLAGLAPHERARLGLSRTFQLPRPFRSLSVLENVTVPLRFGADHLGSDEVHGRAMTCLDLVGLADKAALHPHSLTQVDLRKLELARALAPEPALLIADEVMAGLSHSEVDQI